The following coding sequences lie in one Eremothecium sinecaudum strain ATCC 58844 chromosome IV, complete sequence genomic window:
- a CDS encoding uncharacterized protein (Syntenic homolog of Ashbya gossypii AGL291W; Syntenic homolog of Saccharomyces cerevisiae YBL086C): MQLFTHPNRNRQPTFLLHLEIQELSNIPQSSGSCYVKWQLKDGTGTSVRRKDSAAGSQGGSNQSKGITEKVLVNNHRARWNYRLDPPATVKLGLDKNRILGSKILTLQIYFEFLDDFHRNSLGGPGGLIQSPIRSPGSPASVASSGNVYTKNMKGKLLLGTISTDLVDYVNESQETVTNRLLLQKSKINSILTLRIRMQLLRGNFEDYNWIVKHHSKSRIGLNEILEDSSEVVNMIPGHHTNSMRISTPSVKNGSNSASENGAYTPLRRGQKGDKLNAVTFTNPLIEKLYQKTFELSWDPQPGELTPRECVEDIIEGGNGWARNEWGISLVELRKLEMQEYDGDGFIHSLRMMHIQNSLPDSNADLFSYIKNDRKFDQQGREDTRVLSARQRKHLRNRSRRGTSAQSPSPEPDESIQVAGEQSPPATNNRSWKVNNILP; the protein is encoded by the coding sequence ATGCAGTTATTTACGCATCCTAATAGGAATAGACAGCCGACGTTCTTACTGCATCTCGAAATACAGGAGTTGTCGAATATTCCTCAATCCTCGGGTTCTTGCTATGTTAAATGGCAACTAAAAGACGGTACGGGGACTTCCGTCAGGAGGAAGGATAGTGCGGCAGGTTCGCAGGGGGGTAGCAATCAGAGCAAGGGCATTACTGAGAAGGTCCTGGTTAATAATCACCGAGCGCGGTGGAATTATCGGTTGGATCCACCCGCTACTGTGAAGTTGGGTTTGGACAAAAACCGGATTTTGGGGAGCAAGATTTTGACGTTGCAGATATACTTCGAGTTCTTAGATGATTTCCACCGAAATTCACTTGGAGGACCCGGTGGGTTGATACAGTCGCCTATACGGAGTCCTGGGTCTCCGGCGTCAGTTGCTTCCTCGGGAAACGTATATACGAAGAACATGAAAGGAAAGCTCTTGCTAGGCACTATATCTACGGACCTAGTGGATTACGTGAACGAGTCGCAGGAGACAGTGACTAACAGGCTTCTTTTGCAGAAGTCGAAGATTAATTCTATCTTGACGCTACGGATTCGGATGCAATTGCTGAGAGGCAATTTTGAGGACTATAACTGGATTGTGAAACACCACAGCAAGAGTCGGATAGGCTTGAATGAAATATTAGAGGACTCTTCTGAGGTGGTAAATATGATACCTGGCCATCATACTAATTCTATGCGGATAAGCACCCCTTCTGTGAAGAACGGGAGTAACAGTGCGTCGGAAAACGGTGCATATACGCCTCTTCGGCGGGGCCAGAAGGGCGACAAGCTGAATGCGGTTACCTTTACGAATCCTCTCATTGAGAAGTTATACCAGAAAACTTTTGAACTGTCTTGGGATCCTCAGCCGGGTGAGCTGACGCCGCGGGAGTGCGTGGAGGACATTATAGAAGGCGGCAATGGCTGGGCACGAAACGAATGGGGTATAAGTTTGGTAGAATTGCGAAAATTAGAGATGCAAGAATATGATGGTGACGGATTTATTCATAGTTTGAGGATGATGCATATACAGAATTCGCTGCCGGACTCGAATGCTGATTTATTCAGCTACATCAAGAATGATAGGAAGTTCGATCAACAAGGTCGAGAGGACACACGTGTTCTAAGTGCTAGGCAGCGGAAGCATTTAAGAAACAGGTCGAGGCGAGGAACTAGTGCGCAATCCCCGTCTCCCGAACCTGACGAAAGCATACAGGTCGCTGGGGAGCAATCGCCTCCAGCGACCAATAATAGGAGCTGGAAGGTTAATAACATATTACCTTGA
- a CDS encoding HDL284Cp (Syntenic homolog of Ashbya gossypii AGL290C; Syntenic homolog of Saccharomyces cerevisiae YER115C (SPR6)) produces the protein MSDNKLQRKTYDNNDHAKRPRGFGLASPNTNIVIGNIHLQKNVGGSMEESLPASKLTKRLLDFYLKRGRWKSKRRRPLKIDQFMDNGLKHIRCGVYAGSQDDRPIRCSMRGIKHLYYVSPNVPCMCTWCTLKPSPLRSDITVFCRESMCIEPNTRWVNTLRPFLVGDQIYERQHSSITRML, from the coding sequence ATGTCAGATAACAAATTACAGCGGAAAACATATGACAATAACGATCATGCAAAACGTCCTCGAGGATTTGGACTTGCATCTCCGAATACCAACATAGTGATTGGAAACATTCACTTACAGAAAAATGTTGGTGGTTCAATGGAAGAGTCGTTGCCGGCATCGAAATTAACGAAGCGGTTACTTGACTTCTACTTGAAGCGCGGTAGGTGGAAGTCGAAGAGGAGGCGGCCTCTGAAAATAGACCAATTCATGGATAATGGTTTGAAACATATACGATGTGGTGTTTACGCCGGTAGCCAAGATGATAGACCCATCCGTTGTTCTATGAGAGGAATAAAACACTTGTACTATGTCTCTCCGAACGTGCCCTGTATGTGTACATGGTGTACATTGAAGCCCAGTCCCCTACGTTCGGACATTACAGTGTTCTGTCGCGAGTCGATGTGCATAGAACCGAATACTAGATGGGTGAATACTTTACGTCCGTTCCTTGTCGGCGACCAGATTTATGAGAGACAACATAGTTCCATTACTAGAATGTTATGA